One stretch of Lasioglossum baleicum unplaced genomic scaffold, iyLasBale1 scaffold0065, whole genome shotgun sequence DNA includes these proteins:
- the LOC143219717 gene encoding uncharacterized protein LOC143219717 — protein sequence MYFYNPFGKRTLLCPKLQVDLSDVILRWRRFRFAFSADVEKMYRQIRVHEDDQRFQRILWRRESSVPVQEYALTTVTYGLACAPFLALRCMRQLVSDEGNDFPRARDILLRETYVDDVLSGANDLRTAHEKIRQLQSILRAGGFTLKKWVANCSELIPADQRSPESANERTLTIDAPHRALGLAWKTESDAFVFSFQAPAHVHRSKREVLSTISQLFDPLGWLAPVTAQGKLLMQELWMQKTSWDDELPPEFTQRWERFCTDLAEIRELTLDRWVGQLDSDRGVEIHGFSDASTRAMGIAIYIRVRDDDESFRVTSLSAKSRVAPIKPMTVPRLELSAALLLAKQVAHIRTALGLERIPAHLWTDSAVALAWIRSPPSKWKDFVRNRVAEIHQFTPHAYWHHVPGTCNPADLASRGVPPRTLLDSIWWRGPACLREGSPAWPTETLYPDSRMATIATDPGSLLVALVVRVHSAISLGIQVANDVSTVPRRRPCPRARRADTTGQMATRACDRTPPRKGRHYTCVHCTNRDYNTKTADSQAV from the coding sequence ATGTATTTCTATAACCCATTTGGAAAAAGAACATTATTATGTCCAAAGTTACAAGTGGATTTATCTGACGTCATCTTACGGTGGCGCAGATTTCGGTTCGCGTTCTCCGCCGACGTGGAGAAAATGTACCGGCAAATTCGCGTACATGAAGATGATCAACGCTTCCAACGAATCCTGTGGCGCCGCGAGTCGTCGGTACCGGTTCAGGAATACGCGCTCACTACCGTCACTTACGGCCTCGCCTGCGCCCCGTTTCTCGCGTTAAGATGCATGCGTCAATTGGTCAGCGACGAGGGCAACGATTTTCCGCGCGCGAGGGACATTTTACTACGCGAGACATACGTCGATGACGTACTATCGGGAGCAAACGATCTGCGAACAGCTCACGAGAAAATCCGTCAGTTGCAAAGTATCCTGAGAGCAGGGGGATTTACGCTGAAAAAATGGGTAGCAAACTGTAGTGAGTTAATCCCCGCGGACCAACGAAGTCCCGAATCGGCGAACGAGCGCACGCTGACCATTGATGCACCGCATCGCGCGCTCGGCCTCGCGTGGAAAACCGAATCCGACGCGTTCGTGTTTTCCTTCCAGGCACCAGCACACGTCCACAGGTCGAAGCGAGAAGTACTGTCGACAATTTCGCAGCTCTTCGACCCATTAGGATGGCTCGCGCCCGTCACCGCACAGGGAAAGCTGCTTATGCAGGAATTATGGATGCAGAAAACGAGTTGGGACGATGAGCTTCCGCCTGAGTTCACGCAAAGATGGGAGCGATTCTGCACGGACTTGGCGGAGATTCGGGAGCTCACGTTAGATAGATGGGTCGGACAACTCGACTCCGACCGCGGAGTCGAAATCCACGGATTCTCCGACGCATCCACGCGCGCGATGGGCATCGCAATATATATCCGCGTCCGAGATGATGACGAGTCGTTCCGCGTAACCTCGCTCTCCGCGAAGTCCCGAGTCGCTCCCATCAAACCGATGACCGTCCCGCGACTGGAATTGTCGGCCGCACTTCTCCTCGCGAAACAAGTAGCCCACATCCGCACCGCGTTAGGACTCGAGCGCATACCCGCGCATTTGTGGACAGATTCGGCCGTAGCGCTCGCGTGGATTCGCAGCCCTCCCTCCAAATGGAAGGATTTCGTACGAAACCGCGTCGCTGAGATTCATCAGTTCACACCGCACGCCTATTGGCACCACGTTCCAGGGACTTGCAACCCTGCGGATTTAGCTTCCCGCGGTGTTCCTCCGCGAACACTACTCGATTCCATTTGGTGGCGAGGGCCGGCCTGCCTGCGAGAGGGCTCTCCAGCTTGGCCCACGGAAACACTCTATCCCGACTCCCGCATGGCAACTATTGCGACAGATCCTGGATCACTTTTGGTCGCGCTGGTCGTGAGAGTACATTCAGCAATTTCACTCGGCATCCAAGTGGCTAACGACGTCTCCACCGTTCCGCGTAGGAGACCTTGTCCTCGTGCGAGACGAGCGGACACCACCGGCCAAATGGCCACTCGCGCGTGTGACCGAACTCCACCCCGGAAAGGACGACATTACACGTGTGTGCACTGTACGAACCGCGACTACAACACAAAAACGGCCGATAGTCAAGCTGTGTAG
- the LOC143219718 gene encoding uncharacterized protein LOC143219718: MAYSEEVRMLSLHQSIPLRSSLAPLTPSLDKHNLLRVGGRLGKAPLNPDEAHPVILPPQSRLTLLFVDFTHTMHGGRAIVKGTIHKCVTCARWRAEPACQLMGALPEHRVTPARPFLSTGMDYAGPIWLRTTSGRGHEAYKGSFSVFICMVTKAVHLEVVSEASLAAFRRFISRLGTCDHLYSDCGTNFQGADREVRRLFNASSQENHSIRRKMSNLKTEWHFNPPAAPHFGGLWEAAVKSTKYHLRRTIGEARLTFEEMTTLLTQVEACLNSKPLAALSDDPTDLAALTPGNFLIGSALQAIPEPSLLDEEISRLSRWQLVTKMGDQVWGRWKREYPQGLTSPSKWRKVQDDVTPGCLCLIVGEQTPPSRWPLARVKEVHPGTDGRVRVVTMITSTSKYTRPVHKLIVLPINANDR; the protein is encoded by the exons ATGGCCTACAGCGAGGAAGTGAGGATGCTGTCACTGCACCAAAGCATCCCACTCCGAAGCAGCCTCGCACCGCTGACTCCGTCCCTGGACAAACATAACCTGCTGAGAGTAGGGGGCCGACTGGGCAAGGCACCACTCAACCCAGATGAAGCTCACCCTGTTATCCTTCCTCCTCAGTCCCGCCTCACCTTATTATTTGTTGATTTCACACACACCATGCACGG GGGACGCGCCATTGTCAAAGGGACCATCCACAAATGTGTAACATGCGCGCGATGGCGGGCGGAGCCAGCATGCCAGCTGATGGGAGCGCTGCCAGAGCACAGGGTCACACCAGCTCGCCCCTTTCTATCCACCGGGATGGACTATGCCGGTCCTATCTGGCTGCGAACAACGTCGGGTCGAGGCCACGAAGCTTACAAGGGCTCCTTCTCGGTGTTTATCTGTATGGTGACCAAGGCGGTGCATCTGGAAGTCGTTTCCGAGGCCTCCTTAGCGGCATTCCGCAGATTCATTTCACGACTCGGTACGTGTGACCACCTGTATAGCGACTGTGGTACGAATTTCCAGGGAGCCGATCGTGAGGTGCGTCGCCTGTTCAATGCCAGTAGCCAGGAGAACCACAGTATCCGGAGGAAGATGAGCAACCTGAAGACAGAGTGGCATTTCAATCCGCCAGCCGCACCTCATTTTGGCGGCCTGTGGGAAGCTGCGGTCAAATCAACTAAATATCATCTACGGAGGACGATCGGAGAAGCTAGACTCACCTTCGAGGAGATGACAACGTTGTTGACGCAAGTGGAGGCCTGCCTCAACTCAAAGCCACTCGCTGCACTCTCCGATGACCCGACTGATTTGGCTGCACTAACCCCAGGCAATTTTCTCATAGGTTCGGCATTACAGGCGATCCCAGAACCGTCACTGCTTGATGAGGAGATCAGTCGTCTCTCCCGATGGCAGCTCGTAACCAAAATGGGGGATCAAGTTTGGGGGAGATGGAAACGAGAATACCCCCAGGGACTCACCTCTCCATCCAAATGGCGCAAGGTGCAGGATGACGTCACGCCTGGCTGCCTTTGCCTCATCGTCGGAGAGCAGACACCTCCTTCACGATGGCCCCTCGCACGAGTTAAAGAAGTTCATCCAGGAACAGATGGAAGAGTTCGAGTCGTGACGATGATCACTTCCACTTCCAAGTACACGAGGCCAGTCCACAAGCTCATCGTCTTGCCGATCAACGCAAACGATCGATGA
- the LOC143219719 gene encoding uncharacterized protein LOC143219719, whose translation MKASKLYCSFIEEYRELGHTSLSSELTDEQPAHYLPHHGVLKPSSTTTKLRVVFNGSWSEPSQQSLNDCLHVGPNLLPLLADVLLRWRTHRFVVTADVTKMYRQILMHSDDRDFQRILWRSNKSQQVSEYRLNTITYGLSCAPYLAVRTLRQLAEDEDSRFPIGARALQNDSYVDDILTGAESIPALKETASQLLQLCKAGGFPLQKWASNVTELHNVIPQLCQDSATQPSKHHAAQGTTKVWTDTTHSALGLQWSPVDDTFRFLINDADAQPMTKRGLVSKAAQLFDPLGSLTPVVVRSKICIQTTWLLGLGWDDPLPATMASEWNTFYSELKQLEKVKVPRPLFQNSHPEQRELHGFADASERAYGAILYLRTRTTNQRWTLSLIAAKSKVAPLQQVSLPRLELCAAHLLARLTQHITTTLNMTDTATHL comes from the coding sequence ATGAAAGCTTCAAAGCTGTATTGCAGCTTTATCGAAGAATACAGGGAGCTAGGTCACACGTCCCTGTCAAGCGAGCTGACGGACGAGCAACCTGCTCATTACCTCCCCCATCACGGGGTCTTGAAGCCCAGCAGTACCACGACGAAGTTAAGGGTAGTGTTTAACGGTTCCTGGTCCGAGCCATCCCAGCAGTCCTTGAACGACTGCCTCCACGTCGGACCCAATCTTCTGCCGCTCCTCGCCGACGTCCTGCTGCGGTGGCGCACGCACCGATTCGTGGTGACGGCCGATGTAACAAAGATGTACCGTCAGATCCTGATGCATTCTGACGATCGCGACTTCCAGAGGATTCTGTGGAGAAGCAATAAATCTCAACAAGTGAGTGAGTATCGCTTGAATACAATTACTTACGGTTTGTCGTGTGCCCCTTATCTAGCAGTCAGAACGTTGCGCCAGCTGGCAGAGGATGAGGACAGCCGTTTTCCAATCGGCGCACGAGCACTCCAGAACGACTCATACGTGGACGACATCCTAACGGGAGCTGAGTCCATCCCAGCCTTGAAGGAAACAGCAAGCCAACTTCTTCAGCTGTGCAAGGCGGGCGGCTTCCCGTTACAGAAGTGGGCATCCAATGTTACTGAGCTGCACAATGTCATTCCCCAGTTGTGCCAGGACTCAGCAACCCAGCCCTCAAAGCACCACGCTGCCCAAGGAACGACAAAAGTATGGACGGACACGACACATTCGGCACTCGGTCTTCAATGGTCACCAGTCGACGACACATTCCGCTTCCTAATAAACGACGCTGACGCTCAACCAATGACCAAGAGGGGCTTGGTCTCTAAAGCGGCACAGTTGTTCGACCCCTTGGGATCGCTGACTCCAGTTGTCGTGCGGTCCAAAATCTGCATTCAGACGACATGGCTGCTGGGACTTGGTTGGGACGACCCTCTTCCGGCGACTATGGCCAGTGAATGGAACACATTCTATTCCGAATTGAAGCAGTTGGAAAAGGTAAAGGTACCTCGACCTCTGTTTCAGAACTCGCATCCCGAACAGAGGGAGCTCCACGGGTTCGCCGATGCCTCAGAGCGAGCCTACGGAGCAATCCTGTACCTGAGGACGAGAACCACAAATCAACGATGGACACTGTCACTCATCGCAGCAAAGAGCAAAGTGGCACCGCTGCAACAGGTGTCACTGCCCCGCTTGGAGCTATGCGCTGCACACCTTCTTGCACGATTAACGCAGCACATTACCACAACACTTAACATGACCGACACCGCAACTCACCTCTGA
- the LOC143219720 gene encoding uncharacterized protein LOC143219720, which translates to MRITKETFDYILEGIRSKIEKESNFRKCISPEERLVVTLRFLYCLVLIALDSLPIYHTGDEDKRKYSVSTMSDIGDKVSDNVEQSGEKTAKVCWVYNLRKDELLQELRNRNITHNENNTVDEFRKILVNEIKTQDRNSKLEPKEDPENQQQDTANTSTKMTSDTPKLEFCLEKNDWEVFVDRLEVYFEAKSTPETKKAATMLTKLDEEAFKLIRNLCAPSKPLEKTYNELKALMTNHLNPAPSEVMERCKFNQAKQEQTETVADFIARLKKLSLHCKFIDHKTALRDQLVRGIRDHDTRVELFKKSALTFDDALKEAIARESAMKNASGSLKTLENGSFQQDVYALNSSTQGRRQTSKYEKQPRGQQNFAYPNNNLPAQQQTQRPNEGYNCYCCGKPNHRASFCRYRFRYCKSCGGRGHLEQVCRDKKSPAVKFLNTAGDGRTPIQEEDSENDYDCHDFYPLNVCYATDRINYSTRPVTPSNTNNINAEPLFLEILLNSKLLKMEIDTGTYVTVLSEHTKEMYFKDLKLKKTNHHLRGYANDILRPIGLLDDIDVTIDNKTLKLSCFVLPGMGPPLIGRQWFAAFGLWPLEIGISRIGKDRIQTLKVIDVKAQLIKEFEPLFSNTPGLFNKGKLVIHLKENAKPVALKARHVPYAMKSLIEEELTRLVKLGHVVPVDVSEWATPIVPVIKSNGKIRICGDFKLTINPHIITNKNPLPRIEDVFAAMQGGEKFSELDLSHAYMQIPVDENSQVYLTIVTHLGLYRYTKMAEGIRMNRIELLGFVIDKNGLHKSKSKVKAIVEAPTPENTKQLLSFLGKSFFWNDECENSFSWDQNEEILLACDASSYGLSAILLHKYKDGSERPIAFASKRIPKGEMHRAIIDKEASAIVFGFKRFYDYIFGREITLRTDHKPLQYIFGPKSGIPLTATSRLQRWAYYLSGFRYKIEIVIPKSLQPAVLKELHLSHLGIVKIKMHARSYVWWPGIDHDIEQLVKSCIVCLECNRPT; encoded by the exons ATGAGGATTACGAAGGAAACGTTCGATTATATTCTGGAAGGCATTAGAagcaaaattgaaaaagagTCGAATTTTCGGAAGTGCATATCGCCAGAGGAGAGGCTGGTTGTAACGTTGAG GTTTCT ATACTGTCTTGTGTTAATCGCATTGGATTCACTCCCCATATACCACACTGGCGACGAGGATAAAAGGAAGTACTCAGTGTCTACG ATGAGCGATATAGGTGACAAAGTGAGTGACAACGTTGAACAATCGGGTGAGAAAACCGCCAAAGTATGCTGGGTTTATAATTTACGCAAAGACGAACTATTACAAGAGCTACGCAACCGGAATATTACGCACAACGAAAACAACACTGTAGACGAATTCCGGAAAATATTGGTAAACGAAATCAAAACACAAGACCGTAATAGCAAGTTGGAGCCAAAAGAGGATCCAGAAAATCAACAACAAGACACCGCGAATACAAGTACCAAGATGACTTCCGACACTCCTAAACTGGAATTCTGTTTGGAGAAAAACGACTGGGAAGTATTCGTTGACCGATTAGAAGTCTACTTTGAGGCTAAGAGCACGCCTGAAACAAAGAAAGCAGCCACAATGCTAACTAAATTGGACGAAGAAGCTTTCAAATTAATACGCAATCTCTGTGCACCAAGTAAGCCACTAGAAAAAACTTACAACGAATTAAAAGCGCTCATGACGAATCACCTAAACCCAGCGCCATCAGAAGTCATGGAGAGGTGTAAATTTAATCAGGCCAAACAAGAACAAACGGAAACGGTCGCAGATTTCATAGCTAGGCTAAAAAAACTGTCATTACATTGCAAGTTCATCGACCATAAAACAGCATTGAGGGATCAGCTAGTCCGCGGAATAAGAGATCATGATACGAGAGTGGAGTTGTTTAAAAAATCCGCGCTAACGTTTGACGACGCATTGAAGGAGGCAATAGCAAGGGAGAGTGCGATGAAAAATGCAAGCGGATCTCTAAAAACGTTAGAAAATGGATCGTTCCAGCAAGACGTATACGCGTTGAATTCTTCAACACAAGGACGACGGCAAACAAGTAAATACGAGAAGCAGCCACGAGGACAGCAGAACTTCGCATACCCAAACAACAATCTTCCGGCACAGCAGCAGACTCAAAGGCCAAATGAGGGTTATAATTGTTATTGTTGTGGGAAACCGAACCATCGTGCTTCATTCTGCCGGTATCGTTTCCGATATTGTAAATCTTGCGGCGGGAGAGGGCACTTAGAACAGGTATGTCGAGACAAAAAATCACCAgcggtaaaatttttaaatacggCGGGCGATGGGCGTACGCCGATACAAGAAGAGGACAGCGAAAACGATTATGATTGTCATGATTTCTATCCTTTAAACGTATGCTACGCAACCGATAGAATTAATTATAGTACGCGTCCGGTTACCCCAAGCAACACAAACAACATTAACGCGGAGCCGTTGTTTTTggaaattctattaaattcaaaacttttaaaaatggaaatagACACCGGTACCTACGTAACAGTCTTGTCAGAGCATACCAAAGAAATGTATTTTAAGGATTTGAAACTTAAAAAAACAAACCACCATCTACGCGGTTACGCAAACGACATATTACGCCCCATAGGCTTATTAGACGACATTGACGTAACGATCGACAACAAGACGCTCAAGCTCAGCTGTTTCGTACTACCAGGTATGGGACCGCCTTTAATAGGCAGGCAATGGTTCGCAGCATTCGGGCTTTGGCCATTGGAAATCGGTATATCGAGAATCGGGAAGGACAGAATACAAACCTTAAAGGTGATAGACGTCAAAGCTCAATTGATCAAAGAATTCGAACCGTTATTTAGTAATACACCGGGGTTATTTAATAAGggtaaactagtaatacatttaaaagaaaatgcaAAACCCGTTGCCCTTAAGGCAAGGCACGTTCCGTACGCGATGAAGTCTTTGATCGAGGAAGAGCTGACGAGGTTAGTAAAGCTCGGACATGTGGTCCCGGTAGATGTAAGCGAGTGGGCTACTCCCATCGTACCCGTAATAAAAAGTAACGGTAAGATACGAATATGCGGGGATTTCAAGCTCACCATAAATCCGCATATAATCACTAATAAAAACCCACTTCCGCGAATTGAAGACGTGTTTGCAGCGATGCAAGGCGGAGAAAAATTTTCAGAACTGGATCTGTCGCACGCGTACATGCAGATCCCGGTAGACGAGAATAGTCAGGTTTATTTAACGATTGTAACACATTTGGGATTATACAGGTACACGAAAATGGCGGAGGGC ATAAGGATGAACAGAATTGAACTATTAGGATTCGTGATTGATAAAAACGGGCTACACAAATCAAAGTCAAAAGTCAAAGCGATTGTCGAAGCGCCAACGCCCGAAAACACAAAACAGTTACTTTCCTTCTTAGG TAAAAGTTTCTTCTGGAACGACGAATGCGAAAACTCTTTCTCCTGG GACCAAAATGAAGAGATTCTTTTAGCTTGCGACGCATCGTCTTATGGTCTGTCCGCGATTTTGTTGCATAAATATAAAGACGGCTCAGAACGACCGATAGCATTCGCCTCAAAAAGAATACCCAAAGGCGAAATGCACCGAGCGATCATCGACAAAGAAGCAAGCGCGATCGTTTTCGGATTCAAGCGATTTTACGACTACATATTCGGCAGGGAAATTACATTACGTACAGACCATAAGCCGCTGCAATATATCTTCGGACCAAAATCAGGGATTCCGCTCACCGCGACCAGCAGGCTGCAACGATGGGCATATTACCTATCGGGATTCAGATATAAAATAGA AATTGTAATACCCAAGTCTTTGCAGCCTGCTGTTTTGAAAGAACTGCATCTCTCACATCTTGGAATAGTTAAAATCAAAATGCACGCCCGCTCCTACGTATGGTGGCCAGGTATAGATCACGACATAGAGCAACTCGTTAAGTCGTGTATAGTTTGTTTAGAGTGTAACAGACCTAcgtaa